A region from the Paludicola sp. MB14-C6 genome encodes:
- a CDS encoding DEAD/DEAH box helicase family protein produces the protein MATKLQIMTELAATKAHEITDSPQIWLEFLATASWNYKYKYQEQLLIYAQKPNATACASMKIWNQLGRYVNRGTKGIALLDDSFNEYKIRYVFDISDTNTRFDRSIYLWQMNNAFQDGVIETLENSFGELLNKDDFALTLMETAKNVVEDNYSDYLSTLTSVLQDSFLEKLDEINLDIEFKKLLENSVAYMLLSRCDIDADQYFDSTDFKEVVDFNTIEAIGVLGDATSDISEMALREIGETIKNLQKSEKKQIRTIAEKENNIYYKNTKIIEGSIEHESDIYNAGRLSNSEFRSSEEISNREIWDVTEDISKGTQERDIRRDDDVGQVEQSSRRDRSNSNESGKDDGIANGTTTGNNRGIKGNGSNEMGGNDESDKTSSRGNRSEGDHRQLDLLPSEEEQISKIENAEVEKNSAFSICQEDIDAVLQRGSGIENGKYRIYSWYQKNTSQSENVVFLKNEYGWGGAYPAVVDRDLDEGHDAKGIKISRGNIISPEAEILLPWSRVANRIGELILADRYLNAKEKEQLPQYMKWENDRNERKEEEKLVAEIISHESEIVNNVPKEYRFSLGDTVYLGASEYQILSYNDEVIKLYDCSFPIINKEMNRYEFDERIKENNLNNHLLHEVKQVADQSAEITDNETIDNSPKQETEVNPLHHLIGETIKIDDRGFVIDSIDEDQNKVSLKDITFQEGVGFPIFRSESIEFVRDLIKNQGQQMIAPLKTTKGKEQLPDLHPNISQTERHNFCFRHDNISTSNASFSPKQKFANNINAIKLLKQLDSENRFATPEEQVVLSKYVGFGGLSDAFDDSKSSWSNEYMQLKTLLEKEEYDAARESTLTAFYTNPIIIQSMYKALDNMGFRTGNFFGMLPESMRDSKLYGVELDSITGRIAQQLYQKSTIAVQGFEKTNLPDSFFDVVIGNVPFGQFKVADKRYDKHNFLIHDYFFGKALDKVRPGGVIAFITSKGTLDKENLAVRKYIAQRAELIGAIRLPNTAFKANAGTEVTSDIIFLQKRDRIIDIEPDWIYLDTNKSGIKMNRYFVQNPDMVMGEMVMESTQYGLDSTCRPYENQDLESMLNDAIANLHAEVTEYDIDDVSTNEPSSIPADPSVRNFSYTIVDGKIYFRENSRMNLIEVSVTAENRIKGMLQIRDCVRMLIEYQIEDYSDDDIQSEQVKLNKLYDSFTKKYGLLNSRANSLAFSEDSSYCLLCSLEVIDENGELVKKADMFSRRTIKQRTSVVFVDTSSEALAVSLAEKAKVDIDFMCTLTRKTEQQIAEDLKGVIFLNPLYESEIDSENKYLPADEYLSGNVREKLAVARKCFEADPSNYAENVRALEAVQPKDLTASEISVRLGATWIPAEIIRQFTFELFSTPRYMQWDMKVHYSNFTSEWNIEGKSRDRGNIKAYNTYGTSRINGYKIIEETLNLNDVRIYDYVEDAEGKKQQILNKKETTLAQGKQELIKTAFTEWIWNDPNRREKLCRIYNEKFNSTRSREYDGGHIQFSGMNPEICLHEHQVNAIAHILYGGNTLLAHVVGAGKTFEMVAAAQESKRLGLCQKSLFVVPNHLTEQWASEYLQLYPSANILVATKKDFETKNRKKFCGRIATGDYDAVIIGHSQFEKIPMSIERQQRILQEQLDEVIEGVSELKRNRGDNFSVKQLEKTKKSIKLKLDKLNNQSRKDDVVTFEELGVDRLFIDEAHYYKNLFLYTKMRNVGGIAQTEAQKSSDLFMKCRYLDEITGGRGTIFATGTPISNSMVEMYTMQRYLQYGTIAKSGLQHFDSWASTFGETVTAIELAPEGTGYRAKTRFAKFYNLPELMSMFKDVADIKTADTLNLPVPKANYHNVVLKPTEQQKEMVTSLSDRAEKVRNKMVDSSVDNMLLITNDGRKLALDQRLVNPLLPDDEENKASKCAENVHEIWKRTKEQQSTQMIFCDLSTPHYDGSFNVYDDIKQKLVLKGIPANEIAFIHDANTEVQKKELFGKVRNGQVRVLIGSTAKMGAGTNVQQKLIALRHLDCPWRPSDLQQREGRIIRQGNENSLIDIFSYVTENTFDAYLYQLVENKQKFISQIMTSKSPVRCAEDIDETALSYAEIKALATGNPYIKEKMDLDIDVSRLKLLKANHLSQKYALEDQIIKVLPRQIRANEERIIGYEVDMEHLVISTKPNEDGFSPMNVDGVTYIDKKSAGAALIETCKKMISPDPILVGSYRGFRMELSFDTFAKEYRITLKNALCHQVSLGTDIHGNITRIDNLLDSFSSKLEACKEILENSRTQLENAKIEVEKPFVKEDELKSKSTRLDELNILLNMDHKENEIIDGESITKVQQEKSSCQHTR, from the coding sequence ATGGCAACAAAACTACAAATTATGACTGAACTTGCAGCGACGAAAGCACATGAGATAACGGATAGTCCGCAAATATGGTTAGAATTCTTGGCTACTGCCTCTTGGAATTATAAATACAAATATCAAGAACAGCTTTTAATTTATGCACAAAAACCCAATGCAACTGCCTGCGCATCAATGAAAATATGGAATCAGCTAGGTCGATATGTGAATCGTGGAACAAAGGGTATAGCACTTCTAGATGATAGTTTCAACGAGTACAAAATAAGGTATGTATTTGATATATCGGATACCAATACTCGGTTTGATCGGTCAATATATCTATGGCAGATGAATAATGCATTTCAAGATGGTGTAATAGAAACTCTTGAAAATAGTTTTGGAGAATTGCTCAATAAAGATGATTTTGCATTAACACTAATGGAAACAGCAAAAAATGTAGTTGAAGATAATTATTCGGATTATCTATCAACGCTTACATCTGTGCTTCAAGATAGTTTCTTAGAAAAACTTGATGAAATAAATTTAGATATAGAATTTAAAAAGTTACTTGAAAATTCAGTAGCATACATGCTATTAAGTCGTTGTGATATAGATGCTGATCAGTATTTTGATAGTACTGATTTTAAAGAAGTAGTTGACTTTAACACGATAGAAGCTATTGGAGTTTTAGGCGATGCAACAAGCGATATTTCAGAAATGGCTTTAAGAGAAATTGGTGAAACTATTAAAAATCTGCAAAAATCAGAAAAGAAACAAATTCGTACAATTGCAGAAAAAGAAAATAATATCTATTATAAGAATACAAAGATAATTGAAGGGAGTATTGAACATGAATCTGACATATACAATGCAGGGCGATTATCAAATTCCGAATTTAGAAGTTCCGAAGAGATCTCTAATCGGGAAATATGGGATGTTACGGAAGACATATCTAAAGGAACACAAGAACGGGATATACGCAGGGATGATGATGTCGGGCAAGTTGAACAGTCATCTAGAAGAGATCGATCAAATAGCAACGAATCAGGTAAGGATGATGGTATCGCAAATGGCACAACAACAGGGAATAACAGAGGAATTAAAGGCAACGGATCAAATGAAATGGGTGGGAATGATGAATCAGATAAAACAAGCAGCAGAGGAAATCGTTCTGAAGGAGATCATCGACAATTAGATCTGTTACCTTCCGAAGAAGAGCAAATCAGTAAGATAGAGAACGCAGAGGTTGAAAAAAACTCTGCGTTCTCTATTTGTCAAGAAGATATTGATGCTGTTTTACAGCGTGGTAGTGGTATTGAAAATGGTAAGTATCGTATCTATTCATGGTATCAGAAAAACACATCACAATCAGAAAATGTTGTATTTCTTAAGAATGAATATGGGTGGGGTGGGGCTTACCCTGCTGTTGTAGATAGGGATTTGGATGAAGGTCACGATGCAAAGGGAATTAAGATTTCTAGAGGTAACATTATTAGCCCTGAAGCAGAAATTCTCTTGCCTTGGTCTAGGGTAGCGAATCGAATTGGTGAGCTAATATTAGCAGATCGATATCTTAATGCCAAAGAAAAAGAACAGTTACCTCAGTATATGAAGTGGGAAAATGATCGTAATGAGAGAAAGGAAGAAGAAAAGCTAGTCGCAGAGATTATCTCTCATGAATCTGAAATAGTGAATAATGTTCCAAAAGAGTATCGATTCTCATTGGGTGATACTGTCTATCTTGGTGCGAGTGAATATCAAATATTATCCTATAACGATGAAGTCATTAAACTATATGATTGCAGTTTTCCAATAATCAATAAAGAAATGAATCGTTATGAGTTTGATGAAAGAATAAAAGAAAATAACCTAAACAATCATTTATTACATGAAGTGAAGCAAGTGGCTGACCAATCAGCAGAAATAACTGATAATGAAACGATTGATAACTCACCCAAACAAGAAACGGAGGTAAATCCACTTCATCACCTAATTGGAGAAACCATCAAAATTGATGATAGAGGGTTTGTCATTGATTCTATTGATGAGGATCAAAATAAAGTTTCACTGAAAGATATTACTTTTCAAGAGGGTGTTGGCTTTCCAATCTTTCGTAGCGAAAGTATTGAGTTTGTAAGGGACTTGATTAAAAATCAAGGTCAGCAAATGATTGCACCTCTTAAAACTACAAAAGGAAAAGAACAATTACCTGATTTGCATCCTAATATATCGCAAACAGAACGCCATAATTTCTGTTTCAGACATGATAATATATCAACAAGTAATGCGAGTTTTTCACCAAAGCAAAAGTTTGCAAATAACATCAATGCTATCAAATTACTCAAGCAACTTGATAGCGAAAATAGATTTGCAACACCGGAAGAACAAGTAGTTTTATCAAAGTATGTAGGTTTTGGTGGGCTGTCAGATGCTTTTGATGACAGCAAATCGTCTTGGTCTAATGAGTATATGCAATTGAAAACCTTGCTTGAGAAAGAGGAATATGATGCTGCTCGAGAAAGTACATTAACTGCATTTTACACGAATCCGATTATAATTCAATCTATGTATAAAGCGTTAGATAATATGGGCTTTAGAACTGGTAATTTCTTTGGTATGCTACCTGAAAGTATGAGGGATTCTAAACTATATGGTGTGGAGTTAGATTCTATTACGGGAAGAATTGCACAACAGTTATATCAAAAATCGACTATTGCAGTTCAAGGGTTTGAAAAAACAAATCTTCCAGATAGCTTCTTTGATGTTGTAATTGGCAATGTTCCCTTTGGTCAGTTTAAGGTTGCCGACAAACGATATGATAAGCATAACTTTTTAATTCATGATTACTTTTTTGGCAAAGCTCTTGATAAGGTTAGACCTGGTGGTGTTATTGCATTTATTACATCTAAGGGAACTTTAGATAAAGAAAATCTGGCAGTGCGTAAATATATTGCCCAGCGAGCAGAGTTAATTGGTGCTATCCGTTTACCGAACACGGCATTTAAAGCAAATGCGGGAACAGAGGTTACCTCAGATATCATTTTCCTCCAAAAGAGAGATAGAATAATAGATATTGAGCCAGATTGGATTTATCTTGATACGAATAAAAGTGGTATTAAGATGAACCGCTATTTTGTCCAGAATCCAGATATGGTTATGGGCGAAATGGTAATGGAGTCAACACAATATGGTTTAGATAGTACTTGTAGACCATATGAGAATCAAGATCTAGAATCAATGCTAAATGATGCAATAGCAAATCTCCATGCAGAAGTTACAGAATATGATATTGATGATGTAAGTACTAATGAACCCTCTTCTATACCTGCTGATCCAAGTGTCCGCAACTTTAGTTATACAATAGTGGATGGGAAAATCTATTTTAGAGAAAACTCTCGGATGAATCTTATTGAAGTGTCAGTTACTGCTGAAAATCGTATTAAGGGTATGCTTCAAATTCGAGATTGTGTGCGAATGTTAATCGAGTATCAAATCGAAGATTATTCTGACGATGATATACAATCGGAACAAGTAAAATTAAATAAGCTTTATGATAGCTTTACAAAAAAATATGGTTTACTCAATTCACGCGCAAATAGTTTAGCATTTTCCGAAGATAGTTCCTATTGCTTATTATGCTCTTTAGAAGTAATAGATGAAAATGGAGAACTGGTAAAAAAAGCTGACATGTTCAGTAGAAGGACAATAAAACAACGCACTTCTGTAGTGTTCGTAGATACTTCTAGCGAAGCACTTGCAGTATCACTAGCTGAAAAGGCCAAGGTAGATATCGATTTTATGTGTACGCTTACCAGAAAGACGGAACAGCAAATTGCTGAGGATTTAAAGGGCGTAATTTTTCTAAACCCGTTGTATGAATCAGAAATAGATAGCGAAAACAAGTATTTACCTGCTGATGAATATTTATCAGGTAATGTACGAGAAAAATTAGCAGTTGCAAGAAAGTGTTTTGAAGCTGATCCAAGTAATTACGCCGAAAATGTAAGGGCATTAGAAGCTGTTCAACCTAAAGATTTAACTGCAAGTGAAATCAGTGTTAGACTTGGAGCAACATGGATCCCAGCAGAGATTATTCGTCAGTTTACCTTTGAACTCTTTTCAACGCCACGATATATGCAATGGGATATGAAAGTTCATTATTCCAACTTTACTTCTGAATGGAATATTGAAGGGAAGAGTCGTGACCGAGGTAATATTAAAGCATATAACACATATGGTACAAGCAGAATAAACGGCTATAAAATTATTGAAGAAACGCTGAATTTGAATGATGTTCGTATATATGATTATGTAGAGGATGCTGAGGGGAAAAAACAACAGATCCTTAATAAAAAAGAAACAACTCTTGCTCAAGGAAAGCAAGAGTTAATTAAAACAGCTTTCACCGAATGGATCTGGAATGATCCAAATCGAAGAGAAAAGCTTTGCAGAATCTATAATGAAAAGTTTAATTCAACTAGGTCTCGTGAATATGATGGGGGACACATACAATTTAGTGGAATGAACCCAGAAATATGTTTGCACGAACATCAAGTGAATGCAATCGCACATATTTTGTATGGTGGTAATACTTTACTCGCTCATGTAGTTGGTGCAGGCAAGACTTTTGAAATGGTAGCAGCTGCACAAGAAAGTAAAAGACTTGGTTTGTGTCAAAAAAGTCTATTTGTTGTTCCGAACCACTTAACAGAGCAATGGGCAAGTGAATACCTACAATTGTATCCTTCTGCCAATATTCTAGTTGCAACCAAAAAGGACTTCGAAACAAAAAATAGAAAAAAATTCTGTGGAAGAATTGCAACAGGAGATTATGATGCTGTAATTATTGGACACTCACAATTCGAGAAAATTCCAATGAGTATCGAACGCCAACAGCGTATTCTGCAAGAACAACTTGATGAAGTGATTGAAGGAGTTTCAGAGTTAAAACGAAATCGGGGTGATAATTTCTCGGTAAAGCAGCTTGAAAAGACCAAAAAGTCAATCAAATTAAAGCTAGATAAGTTAAACAATCAAAGTAGAAAAGATGATGTTGTAACATTTGAAGAACTTGGTGTTGATAGATTGTTTATTGATGAAGCACACTATTATAAGAACTTGTTTTTGTATACAAAAATGCGAAATGTAGGCGGTATTGCCCAAACAGAAGCACAGAAAAGTTCAGATTTATTTATGAAGTGTCGTTACCTTGATGAAATTACTGGAGGTAGGGGCACTATTTTTGCGACCGGCACACCAATATCAAACTCTATGGTTGAAATGTATACTATGCAAAGATATTTACAGTATGGCACAATCGCCAAGAGTGGGTTACAACATTTTGATTCTTGGGCATCAACTTTTGGTGAAACAGTAACTGCTATAGAACTAGCACCTGAAGGGACAGGGTATCGTGCAAAAACGCGTTTTGCAAAATTCTATAACCTACCTGAGTTAATGTCGATGTTTAAAGATGTTGCAGATATCAAAACTGCTGACACACTAAATCTTCCTGTTCCAAAAGCAAACTATCATAATGTAGTATTAAAACCAACGGAACAACAAAAAGAAATGGTTACTTCTCTTTCAGATCGGGCAGAAAAAGTTCGCAATAAGATGGTGGATTCATCAGTAGACAATATGCTTCTAATCACGAATGATGGTAGAAAACTCGCACTTGACCAACGGTTAGTTAATCCGTTACTTCCCGATGATGAAGAAAATAAAGCCAGTAAGTGTGCTGAAAATGTGCATGAGATATGGAAAAGAACAAAAGAACAACAATCTACTCAAATGATATTTTGTGATTTATCCACACCGCATTATGACGGTAGTTTTAATGTGTACGATGATATCAAACAAAAGTTAGTCTTAAAAGGCATTCCTGCTAATGAGATTGCATTCATTCACGATGCTAATACAGAAGTACAAAAGAAAGAGTTGTTTGGAAAAGTAAGAAATGGTCAAGTAAGGGTTCTAATTGGATCTACTGCAAAAATGGGGGCGGGCACAAATGTGCAGCAAAAGCTTATAGCATTGCGCCACTTAGATTGTCCGTGGAGACCAAGTGATCTACAGCAACGCGAAGGGAGAATTATTCGACAAGGCAATGAGAATTCTTTAATTGATATATTTAGTTATGTTACAGAGAACACATTTGATGCGTATTTATACCAGTTAGTTGAAAATAAGCAGAAGTTTATTAGTCAAATTATGACTTCTAAATCACCTGTTCGTTGTGCTGAAGACATTGATGAAACCGCTCTTTCGTATGCAGAAATCAAAGCATTAGCTACTGGTAATCCGTATATCAAAGAAAAGATGGACTTAGATATCGATGTTTCAAGACTCAAGCTTCTAAAAGCTAATCATTTGAGTCAAAAGTATGCGTTAGAGGATCAGATTATAAAAGTATTACCCCGTCAAATTAGAGCAAATGAGGAACGCATTATTGGATATGAAGTGGATATGGAACATCTAGTAATAAGTACAAAACCAAATGAAGATGGGTTTTCACCAATGAATGTGGATGGAGTAACATACATTGATAAAAAGAGTGCAGGTGCAGCACTAATTGAAACTTGTAAAAAGATGATTTCACCTGATCCCATTTTGGTTGGAAGTTATCGTGGCTTTCGAATGGAACTTTCATTCGATACTTTTGCAAAAGAATATAGGATAACGCTTAAAAATGCGCTATGTCATCAAGTTTCCTTAGGCACTGATATTCATGGTAATATCACTCGTATAGATAATCTCCTCGATTCTTTTTCATCCAAATTAGAAGCATGTAAAGAAATTCTAGAAAATAGTAGAACTCAACTTGAAAATGCAAAGATTGAAGTCGAAAAGCCATTTGTAAAGGAAGATGAGCTTAAATCAAAATCAACTAGATTAGATGAGTTGAATATATTGCTCAATATGGATCACAAGGAAAATGAGATTATTGATGGTGAATCTATAACGAAAGTACAACAAGAAAAATCATCATGTCAACATACAAGGTAG
- a CDS encoding DUF4230 domain-containing protein: MEKNKLLNYFKGLKRRDKIICVVIVLAVLTGCVLGLKFTMFQNESGKVTTISKSSLEKVIGIEDLSTLEYTYNAVAKVYTDSDQGKRDEKNLKYSVAYKGKVSAGINFNKIKIDVNERNKIVIVTLPNVEIQDVTVDAGTMDYIFTKDKYDTDNIVQEAYKASLSDLNKRVDQKTNLHIIAKENAIQSVKGLLSSWIKSVDNEYVVDVK, encoded by the coding sequence ATGGAAAAGAATAAATTATTGAATTATTTTAAGGGATTAAAGCGAAGAGACAAAATAATATGTGTTGTTATTGTTTTGGCTGTTTTAACAGGTTGTGTTTTAGGGTTAAAGTTTACCATGTTTCAAAATGAAAGTGGAAAGGTAACTACAATTTCAAAATCTTCTTTAGAAAAAGTTATAGGAATAGAGGATTTATCTACATTAGAGTACACTTATAATGCTGTTGCAAAAGTTTACACTGATTCAGATCAAGGAAAACGTGATGAGAAAAATTTGAAATATTCTGTAGCTTATAAGGGTAAAGTAAGTGCTGGAATTAACTTTAATAAAATTAAAATTGATGTTAATGAAAGAAATAAAATAGTAATTGTTACATTACCGAATGTTGAGATACAAGATGTTACAGTAGATGCTGGAACGATGGACTACATTTTTACAAAAGATAAATATGATACAGATAATATTGTACAAGAAGCATATAAGGCTAGCCTATCGGATTTAAATAAAAGAGTTGATCAAAAAACAAATCTACATATAATTGCAAAAGAAAATGCTATTCAATCTGTAAAAGGTTTACTCTCCTCATGGATTAAAAGTGTTGATAATGAATATGTAGTAGACGTTAAGTAA
- a CDS encoding DUF4230 domain-containing protein yields the protein MKKIIILLVFILPIGLFSGCSKQVKSSLIKQPSIEQVRSICDLATLECFYNNVAKSEKTAGTGVWHLWEKDRKFWFEYTGIAKIGIDMAKVNMKVDGENVTISIPNAKLLSIGIDEKSFNNDSLVLNQDGFNKNEITANEKTAAIDNAQKEMEKTVMRNTALLINAQDRAKELIENYIVNLGEISGIEYKIKWEYQKV from the coding sequence ATGAAAAAAATTATAATATTATTAGTTTTTATATTACCTATAGGTTTATTTAGTGGTTGTTCTAAACAAGTTAAATCATCTTTAATCAAACAACCAAGCATAGAGCAAGTTAGATCAATATGTGATTTGGCTACTTTAGAATGCTTTTACAACAATGTAGCTAAATCAGAAAAAACTGCTGGAACTGGTGTTTGGCATCTTTGGGAAAAAGATAGAAAGTTCTGGTTTGAATACACGGGAATTGCAAAAATCGGAATAGATATGGCAAAGGTAAACATGAAAGTTGATGGTGAGAATGTAACAATATCAATTCCTAACGCTAAATTATTAAGTATTGGCATTGATGAAAAAAGCTTTAACAATGATTCTTTGGTACTGAATCAAGATGGGTTTAACAAAAATGAAATAACAGCAAATGAGAAAACTGCAGCAATAGACAATGCTCAAAAAGAAATGGAGAAAACTGTTATGAGAAATACGGCATTGCTTATTAACGCACAAGATAGGGCAAAGGAACTAATAGAAAACTATATTGTTAATCTAGGAGAAATTTCAGGGATAGAGTATAAAATAAAGTGGGAGTATCAGAAAGTTTAG
- a CDS encoding DUF3991 and TOPRIM domain-containing protein, with the protein MSYVSPERLEKSKQMDLITYLQNYEPNELIQLSRSVFTTRAHDSLKISNGKWYWWSRGFGGVTALDYLIKVKGMSLPDAVSLIDGRVAEMPPVLHTQKQENNYDKTLYLPERNDNNEKVRSYLKNRGIHDVVIDYCINTKRLYEDKKYHNAVFVGFNKDNLSKYAFVRGTGEKRFMKELSGSDKRFSFSIPSNEKSETLHIFESAIDLLSYATLQLFEGKDWKSDHYLSLSGVYQQRKESLTIPLPLKQLLEEQPQIKSIHLHLDNDKAGRDASKAIIENLSDQYIVFDEPPTSGKDCNDQLKALMGIGNKNHYER; encoded by the coding sequence ATGAGCTATGTTTCGCCTGAGAGATTAGAAAAATCAAAACAGATGGATCTAATTACTTATCTGCAAAACTATGAGCCAAACGAATTGATTCAATTAAGTAGAAGTGTTTTTACTACAAGAGCACATGATAGTTTGAAAATCTCGAATGGTAAATGGTACTGGTGGTCGAGAGGGTTTGGTGGAGTGACTGCATTGGATTATCTAATTAAGGTGAAGGGAATGTCACTACCAGATGCAGTATCTTTAATTGATGGACGGGTGGCAGAGATGCCACCCGTTTTGCATACCCAAAAACAGGAGAACAATTATGACAAAACACTCTATTTGCCCGAAAGGAATGATAACAATGAAAAAGTAAGAAGTTATTTAAAAAATCGAGGGATTCATGATGTGGTTATTGATTACTGTATCAATACTAAACGCTTATACGAAGACAAGAAATATCATAATGCAGTGTTTGTAGGATTCAATAAAGATAATCTATCTAAATACGCTTTTGTGCGTGGCACAGGTGAAAAACGATTTATGAAAGAATTATCAGGAAGCGACAAACGCTTTTCTTTTTCTATTCCATCCAATGAAAAAAGTGAAACATTGCATATATTTGAGAGTGCAATTGATTTACTATCTTATGCTACATTACAGCTGTTTGAGGGTAAGGACTGGAAATCTGATCATTACTTATCATTGTCGGGTGTATATCAACAACGAAAAGAGAGTTTGACCATTCCTTTACCACTAAAACAGTTACTAGAAGAACAACCACAAATAAAAAGCATTCATTTACATCTAGATAACGATAAGGCTGGTAGAGATGCATCAAAAGCCATTATTGAAAATTTATCAGATCAATATATTGTTTTTGATGAACCACCTACAAGTGGAAAAGACTGCAATGATCAACTGAAAGCTTTGATGGGTATTGGGAATAAGAATCATTACGAACGATGA
- a CDS encoding DUF3846 domain-containing protein, with the protein MDICIYQIDHELDENRVKFENLESTVRHQRQAHIDFSIYKKVFEGSVNCVDLEAVFTMFNTTHPTNYKGHSLSVSDIVEVKGDYLNLVGKIRFYNDSDSFEEVDYFNAEKFKEDIKEARYVGRTIEVFDLQDRTVPSVETGFYFCDSLGFKKVEFTPPEEAQDTMKVVVVKPNKKAEIIEIDSSLESLQAIVGGHIEALYPYNEEVAIVCNEEGKLEQLPLNRAIYSDDNEMIDILAGNFFICGLGEDDFKSLSEEQLKRYQIRFQYPERFIKINDEIKAVPFKPMKDYGR; encoded by the coding sequence TTGGATATATGCATTTACCAGATTGATCATGAACTTGATGAGAATCGAGTGAAATTTGAAAATCTTGAAAGCACAGTCAGGCATCAAAGGCAAGCACATATTGATTTTAGTATCTATAAAAAGGTGTTTGAAGGTTCGGTTAATTGTGTGGATCTAGAGGCAGTTTTCACAATGTTTAATACCACCCACCCAACTAACTATAAAGGACACTCATTATCTGTTTCAGATATTGTAGAGGTAAAAGGAGATTACCTTAATTTAGTCGGAAAGATTCGTTTCTATAATGATTCTGATTCATTTGAAGAAGTAGATTACTTTAACGCAGAAAAGTTCAAAGAGGATATAAAAGAAGCTAGATATGTAGGTCGTACTATTGAAGTGTTTGACTTACAGGATAGGACTGTACCTTCTGTTGAAACTGGCTTCTATTTTTGCGACAGTTTGGGATTTAAAAAAGTTGAGTTTACTCCACCCGAAGAAGCACAAGACACTATGAAAGTGGTTGTAGTGAAACCAAACAAAAAAGCTGAGATAATAGAAATTGATTCTTCTCTTGAAAGTCTACAAGCTATCGTTGGGGGACATATTGAAGCACTGTACCCTTATAATGAGGAAGTGGCTATTGTATGTAATGAGGAGGGAAAACTCGAACAGTTACCACTTAATAGAGCAATTTACTCTGACGACAACGAAATGATAGATATTTTAGCAGGTAACTTTTTTATATGTGGATTGGGTGAAGATGATTTTAAAAGTCTTAGTGAGGAACAACTGAAACGCTACCAAATACGATTTCAATATCCGGAACGATTTATAAAAATAAACGATGAGATTAAGGCTGTTCCCTTTAAACCTATGAAAGATTATGGGCGTTAA
- a CDS encoding plasmid mobilization protein, producing the protein MKRYSFVIRLTEDEMIQLNAKVKQTGLSREAYIRLLLQNKVPVTIPPDIFYKVHNELCRIGNNLNQLANRAHVLQMIDVPSYRDNTNRLYDICFKLIEATIPRMSDA; encoded by the coding sequence TTGAAAAGATATAGTTTTGTTATTAGACTTACAGAAGATGAAATGATTCAATTAAATGCTAAAGTAAAGCAAACAGGTTTGTCTCGTGAAGCATATATAAGATTATTACTTCAAAATAAAGTTCCTGTTACTATACCACCAGATATATTTTATAAGGTCCATAATGAGTTGTGTCGAATTGGTAATAACCTAAATCAACTTGCAAATAGAGCACATGTTTTACAAATGATTGATGTTCCAAGTTATCGAGATAATACCAACAGACTGTATGATATATGTTTCAAGTTAATCGAGGCGACAATCCCAAGGATGAGTGATGCTTAA